The following proteins are co-located in the Dyadobacter chenwenxiniae genome:
- a CDS encoding oxidoreductase — translation MEKTVLITGASAGIGKATAVYLAQNGYNVYGAARRIEKMEDLKGYGIKPISLDVTSEESLAKCVAQILGEAGSIDILVNNAGSGYYGALEDMAILDAKYQMEVNVFGLARLIQLVLPSMRKNNFGKIVNISSVGGKVTLPMGGWYHASKFAIEGLSDALRKEVKSFGIDVIVIEPGGTKSEMVGLGTDYMMKVSGGTAYGKLAKGVSKMYAKIEKDAAEPIVIAKLIKEGIEAKNPKTRYAGAAGAKMMLFFRKILSDKQFDKMVMSQMN, via the coding sequence ATGGAAAAGACAGTCTTAATTACGGGAGCCTCGGCAGGAATCGGAAAAGCAACGGCAGTATATTTGGCGCAAAACGGCTACAATGTGTATGGTGCCGCACGCAGAATTGAAAAGATGGAGGATTTGAAGGGATACGGAATAAAACCGATTTCTTTGGATGTCACTAGCGAAGAAAGTCTAGCCAAATGTGTTGCGCAAATTTTGGGCGAAGCCGGAAGTATAGATATCCTGGTAAACAATGCGGGCTCAGGTTATTATGGTGCATTGGAAGATATGGCGATATTGGATGCAAAATATCAGATGGAAGTAAATGTTTTCGGCCTGGCCCGTCTGATACAATTGGTGTTGCCGTCCATGCGAAAAAACAATTTCGGCAAAATCGTGAATATATCATCGGTGGGCGGTAAAGTAACTTTGCCAATGGGTGGGTGGTATCATGCTAGTAAATTTGCCATTGAAGGGTTGAGCGATGCACTTCGTAAAGAAGTAAAGTCTTTCGGAATTGACGTCATTGTGATTGAGCCGGGAGGTACGAAATCGGAGATGGTTGGGCTTGGAACTGATTATATGATGAAAGTTTCTGGTGGGACCGCGTACGGCAAGCTAGCGAAAGGGGTAAGCAAAATGTATGCGAAAATAGAAAAAGATGCTGCCGAGCCCATCGTCATTGCGAAGCTTATAAAAGAAGGGATCGAAGCAAAGAATCCGAAAACGCGATACGCCGGTGCTGCGGGAGCTAAAATGATGCTGTTTTTTAGAAAAATTTTGTCGGATAAACAATTTGACAAAATGGTAATGAGCCAAATGAATTAA
- a CDS encoding BRCT domain-containing protein yields MINTSYFNTYDSGSFRQFCGPAQVHKDLNTLYGLIVGIQADGHINDNEIEMLRAWISSVSSLQAKAPYNKFVAKINAIISDGIVTAEEAKDLIWLCKNYLDYNRNPYYDVITSSTQQLGGFLAGISADQTINIEELTALGNWTSNNAPMFKTWPFDTLLPAIERIQAERQLSADDHCELLTFCQSITSIRPTEQEKVTIPVKLAEQQVSILIQECSFCFTGESSKYSRKELAQIVEMYGGIAADSVTAKLHYLVICDVRNPAWAFEMYGRKVEKAMNMKKKGAGPEVVFEEDLFAALKAFGFLH; encoded by the coding sequence ATGATCAACACTTCCTACTTCAACACTTACGACAGCGGCTCATTCCGCCAATTCTGCGGGCCGGCTCAGGTTCACAAAGATTTGAACACCCTTTACGGGCTAATCGTTGGCATTCAAGCGGACGGCCATATTAATGACAACGAGATTGAAATGCTCCGCGCGTGGATCAGCTCTGTTTCCAGCTTGCAGGCGAAGGCTCCTTACAACAAATTTGTCGCCAAGATCAATGCCATTATCAGCGATGGCATCGTCACGGCGGAAGAAGCTAAGGATCTGATCTGGCTTTGCAAGAATTATCTGGATTACAACCGGAATCCATATTATGATGTGATCACATCTTCCACGCAACAGCTTGGCGGGTTTCTAGCTGGGATCTCCGCGGACCAAACGATCAACATTGAGGAGCTTACCGCTTTGGGCAATTGGACTTCCAACAATGCGCCCATGTTTAAGACCTGGCCATTTGATACCCTGCTGCCAGCCATTGAGCGCATTCAAGCAGAGCGACAGTTATCCGCTGACGATCACTGCGAGCTGCTTACATTCTGCCAATCCATTACTTCCATCAGACCAACCGAACAAGAGAAGGTCACCATTCCTGTCAAGCTTGCTGAGCAGCAGGTTTCAATCCTTATTCAGGAATGCAGCTTCTGCTTTACCGGAGAGTCTTCGAAGTATTCGCGGAAGGAACTGGCGCAGATTGTTGAAATGTACGGAGGCATTGCCGCCGACTCGGTGACTGCAAAGCTTCACTACCTGGTGATATGCGACGTGCGAAACCCTGCCTGGGCATTTGAAATGTATGGGCGAAAGGTGGAGAAGGCCATGAATATGAAAAAGAAAGGTGCCGGGCCGGAAGTGGTTTTTGAGGAGGATTTGTTTGCGGCGTTGAAGGCGTTTGGATTTCTCCATTAG
- a CDS encoding helix-turn-helix domain-containing protein, translating to MAHTTSNPKIHEGRNLKRFRELMSLKQDALAFELGEDWNQQKISLLEQKEKIDSDILEQVAAILKIPAEAIRNFDEDQAINIITNTYHDHSSNNSNDNSFNQGTINLNPIEKIIQLHEEKIALYERMLKEKDEMMERLERLIKTK from the coding sequence ATGGCACATACTACCTCCAATCCTAAGATCCACGAAGGCCGTAACTTGAAGCGTTTTAGGGAATTAATGAGTCTCAAGCAGGACGCCCTCGCATTTGAGCTCGGCGAAGACTGGAACCAGCAAAAAATCTCCCTCCTAGAACAAAAAGAAAAGATCGATTCTGACATTTTGGAACAAGTTGCAGCGATTCTCAAAATCCCGGCTGAGGCGATACGGAATTTTGATGAAGATCAGGCGATTAACATTATTACCAATACTTACCACGATCATTCTAGTAACAACTCTAATGATAATTCCTTTAATCAGGGAACGATTAATTTAAATCCTATTGAAAAGATTATTCAGCTTCATGAGGAGAAGATTGCTTTGTATGAGCGGATGTTGAAGGAGAAGGATGAAATGATGGAGCGGTTAGAGCGGTTGATTAAAACTAAATGA
- a CDS encoding IS256 family transposase gives MRLEDLLTDEFLKQFKSRETLNDFLGQLQKRGIEKMLEGELDGHLGYDKHEQSPNSNSRNGYGKKRVKTSYGESEIRMPRDRDASFNPMIVPKRENMVDGVEEVIVSLYAKGMSVADIEDQIRDVYNFEVSTSTISRITSRIAEDIVSWQNRPLEPVYLIVWMDGIVFKVRENSKVVNKTVYIAVGLKRDGYKEILGMWLGKNESAAYWMSVLTDMKARGLQDILITATDNLNGFTQTIRSVFPDSATQICVVHQIRNSCRYVVWKDKKEFSRDLKDIYGAPTRQAALAALDNLELKWNSKYSYAIKSWREHWDELTVFFDFPLEIRQIIYTTNLIENLNGKIRKYTKNKLSFPTDEAVMKSVYLALREASKKWTMPIRNWGMILNQFLTIFENRVRL, from the coding sequence ATGAGACTAGAAGATTTGTTGACTGATGAGTTTTTAAAGCAGTTCAAGAGCCGCGAGACGCTCAATGACTTTCTTGGCCAGTTACAGAAGCGGGGCATTGAGAAAATGCTTGAAGGAGAGCTGGATGGGCATTTGGGATATGATAAGCACGAGCAGTCGCCCAACAGCAATTCCCGTAACGGCTATGGAAAAAAGAGGGTCAAGACCAGCTATGGCGAGTCGGAAATACGTATGCCCCGCGACCGGGACGCGAGTTTCAATCCGATGATTGTTCCCAAGCGGGAAAATATGGTAGATGGGGTCGAAGAGGTGATTGTATCGCTATATGCCAAGGGAATGAGTGTTGCCGATATCGAAGATCAGATCAGGGATGTTTACAATTTTGAAGTATCGACATCTACCATCAGCCGTATCACTTCCCGGATAGCAGAAGATATTGTCAGTTGGCAAAACCGGCCTTTGGAACCCGTTTATTTGATTGTCTGGATGGACGGTATTGTCTTCAAAGTACGTGAAAACAGCAAGGTAGTCAACAAGACAGTTTACATCGCTGTTGGGCTTAAACGCGATGGTTACAAGGAAATCTTAGGCATGTGGCTTGGTAAAAATGAGTCTGCAGCCTACTGGATGAGTGTTTTGACAGATATGAAAGCCCGCGGGTTACAGGACATCCTGATCACGGCAACAGACAATCTTAATGGTTTTACCCAAACAATCCGGTCTGTTTTTCCTGACTCTGCTACTCAGATTTGCGTAGTCCATCAAATCCGGAACAGTTGTCGGTATGTGGTTTGGAAAGATAAAAAGGAGTTTAGCCGTGATTTGAAAGACATTTACGGTGCCCCCACCCGGCAGGCGGCCTTAGCTGCCCTGGATAACCTTGAACTGAAATGGAACAGCAAATATTCCTACGCCATCAAAAGCTGGCGCGAGCACTGGGATGAGCTGACTGTCTTCTTTGATTTTCCATTAGAGATCCGCCAGATCATTTACACCACAAATCTCATAGAGAACCTAAATGGGAAAATTAGGAAGTACACAAAAAACAAGCTGTCGTTTCCTACTGATGAAGCAGTGATGAAATCCGTATATTTAGCCCTTAGAGAGGCTTCGAAGAAATGGACTATGCCCATCCGGAATTGGGGCATGATCCTGAATCAGTTTTTGACTATTTTTGAAAATAGGGTCAGGCTATAA